A window from Bacteroidota bacterium encodes these proteins:
- a CDS encoding cold shock domain-containing protein → MKNGTVKFFNETKGFGFIKEDGGQEIFVHVSGIKQPIRENDKVTFEVQEGKKGLNAVNVKLA, encoded by the coding sequence ATGAAAAACGGAACAGTTAAGTTTTTTAACGAAACAAAAGGATTTGGATTTATTAAAGAAGATGGCGGACAAGAAATATTTGTTCACGTATCAGGAATTAAACAACCTATTCGTGAGAACGACAAAGTAACTTTTGAAGTTCAAGAAGGCAAAAAAGGATTAAACGCAGTTAACGTAAAACTTGCTTAA
- the ttcA gene encoding tRNA 2-thiocytidine(32) synthetase TtcA → MNLSISPSVEKSVFEKQRYTLRKSVWNAIEDFSMIVPGDKVMVCLSGGKDSFTMLDMLMHVKIAMKNEIDIIAVNLDQKQPDFPEHILPAYLAELGVEYKIVERDTYSIVKEKVPEGKTMCSLCSRLRRGILYDVASDLKATKIALGHHREDILETFFLNMFFSGKLEAMPAKFKTDDNRHIVIRPLAYCKEADIANYAQMRAFPIIPCNLCGSQENMQRKVIKNMMLEWEQKYPDRKEIIYTSLKNIHPSHLFDTNLFDFKSI, encoded by the coding sequence GTGAATCTATCTATTTCCCCATCGGTTGAAAAATCTGTATTTGAGAAGCAGCGCTATACGCTTAGAAAATCTGTATGGAATGCAATAGAAGATTTTTCCATGATTGTTCCCGGAGATAAGGTAATGGTTTGCCTTTCCGGAGGAAAAGACAGTTTTACCATGTTGGATATGCTAATGCATGTGAAGATTGCCATGAAAAATGAAATTGATATTATTGCTGTTAACCTAGACCAAAAGCAGCCTGATTTCCCTGAACATATACTACCGGCTTATTTAGCAGAATTGGGAGTAGAATATAAAATTGTAGAGCGAGACACGTACAGCATTGTAAAAGAAAAAGTGCCCGAAGGGAAAACAATGTGCAGTCTTTGTTCTAGACTACGAAGAGGAATTTTGTATGATGTAGCCTCCGATTTAAAAGCAACCAAAATTGCATTGGGACATCATAGGGAAGATATTTTGGAGACTTTTTTTCTAAACATGTTTTTTAGCGGAAAACTAGAAGCAATGCCGGCTAAATTTAAAACAGACGATAACAGGCACATTGTTATTCGGCCATTGGCGTATTGTAAAGAAGCGGATATAGCCAACTACGCCCAAATGAGAGCGTTTCCTATAATACCTTGTAATTTGTGCGGTTCACAGGAGAATATGCAGCGCAAAGTGATTAAAAATATGATGTTGGAGTGGGAGCAAAAATATCCCGATAGAAAAGAAATAATTTATACTTCCTTAAAAAATATTCACCCGTCACACTTATTTGATACTAATTTGTTCGATTTTAAGAGTATCTAA
- a CDS encoding RidA family protein — protein MNKQVITSTNAPAPIGPYSHAVKANGFLFVSGQVAKKASGEMVLSSISAQTAQVMENLKSILTEAGMNFENVVKTTIFLTDMNDFATVNEVYGSYFKGNFPARETVQVSKLPLNVNVEISVIAVV, from the coding sequence ATGAATAAACAAGTTATAACATCTACCAATGCCCCTGCCCCTATCGGGCCATACAGCCACGCTGTTAAGGCAAATGGATTTTTATTTGTATCTGGGCAAGTTGCTAAAAAAGCAAGCGGTGAAATGGTATTATCTTCTATATCTGCGCAAACAGCACAGGTAATGGAAAATTTAAAAAGTATCTTAACCGAAGCGGGAATGAATTTTGAAAATGTAGTAAAAACAACCATTTTCTTAACGGACATGAACGACTTTGCTACGGTAAATGAAGTATATGGTTCTTATTTTAAAGGTAATTTTCCTGCACGAGAAACAGTGCAAGTTTCAAAACTACCACTTAACGTAAACGTTGAAATATCAGTTATTGCTGTCGTTTAG